The segment ACCTTGCCCCTATTATAAGGTCCCTTATTTCTCACCAAAAAGTATTAGAAAAAAAAGTCCAATATTGTTACAAACTTGGTCCTGAAAATTATCTGATTTATGCATTTTATTCCATGTTCTGACAAAGTCAAACTGCATAATGACATTATCCAGGCTGTCTTGAAAAGTGCCTGAACAATGGTTATTTGACATTATCCAGTAATATCTGGCCAATCGGGTATTCTCATTACCCAGAATTCCCTGCCCAAGATATGTCAGTGTATGTGTTAGTAGTTTAGGTCCTTGTTCTGGCAGATTAGACTGAGATAGTCATTGTACAGATGACATTGGTTTGTGTTGTACTGAGCTCTGTATATTCCTTGTATATAGCAGGAAGTGTAGTATTAAGGGGAACTTAGTTGTTTTTCATAGAAGAcaaatatgcatatttttttttttttaaattatgtatttgATAGAAAAACCCAATCAGTCCaggcatttgtttaaaaaaaatctgcagtgTTCACGTCAATACACAAGAAGcagataaaatgtttattttggcaATATAAGATTCCTTTATGGGAAAATACTCCAGAATAATCCTCCCTGGATCGCTGCTGGTTATAATGGGCACAGGCTGATCCTTTCTGGAGTCCAGGCCTGGTCAGGACTGTAAGAAGGGATCTGCGGGGGCCGTACAACGCTCTCTGGGTATAAATACTTGTTGGTGCTGAGCCGTGTTGGTGAGGCCGCTCGTGGTTCCATGTATGGGGCAGTCGGAGAGCTGCTTTTCAGTTGTCCCAGGAGGTATTCGTTGGTGCTGACTAATGACCTGAGGGGGCACAAAGTATCAGGTGTCAATCACATAATTTATACTCCTCTCTAAATACCATTTAATAATGCAGTATATGGATaatgaactttttaaaaaaaaataaaaaaaaaccccactatTTTTCACAATCCTAACCCTGGATTGCTGACATTGAGTCAATTGCTAAGAAGATAACACGTTGGAGCAAACAATCATTTGCAGTAAACTGTGTTATGGGTTGTTTGTTGGTTTTTTTCATCCATGAAGATTAAGGTGATGATGACTGCAGAGTGTATACTGTCATCTTACACACTGCCCACCCCACACCCGTCCTATGTGCACTGGCTGAAGCCTGGTGTAGAGGAGCCCAGCAGGTACCTGTGACTATTGTGTAACAAGTGGACGGTCTCCTGCAGGTTACTGGTCTGGGTCAGCTGCTGCTGCAGCGATGACACCTCCAGTCTTAAGGCCTCGTATTTCTCCCAGAGATCATCTGAAAACATAAAAATGTCTGATTAGTTTATTAACGAGCTCCACTATCCTGCAGCCAACTGCGGGCTGTTCGTTAGTTACTAACTAGTACCTGGGGATGATGTCAGACGTCCGGATCCTTCCTTACGTGTCGCCTGGGTCTCCAGCTTACTGATTTTCACCCGGAGAAAGTGGTTCTCCTCCATTATTTTCACCATCTTTAATTTTAAAGATTCCTGACAGGGGGGGGAAAGCTTAACATATATAAACACCGGATATAAATAGATCCTCATTGTATAAAAGGGTTAGACTATCATATTTGTCAAAAATACTTATTTGTTAGAAAAAGGGATGCATAAATAACATGTATTTGACATTTTACCAccaggggtttttttttgtatttgttttttaaaaaatatttttgcttttaaatacCCAGGCTGTAGAAGCCTTACAGTAAAGTGCAACCTTTTCAGCTATGTCAATCTTGGTCATTTTGCAGCATTTACAAATGTGACGTTAGATTGAATAGTTTCAATCGGATGCAACAATTGTCCTCATTTATCTGCCATTTGGGCTCTGAGAGGCTTCGTTTGATTAAGGGACATCTATGGAACTAGTTTTGGCAAGTGATCTTCGTGCAGGATGTGCTGGCACTTTGGCTCATGGTCAGGACCTGCAGTCTGCTGATTGACAGGTGCTAATAAGCCACTAGCTGTATACCAGGTCTGATCTGGCTAATACCTTTATGTAAATGGCCCCCAGCGTAACAGAAATACTGCACATAATGTGTTCAAATAAACTGTGATAGGAAGTGTGGTATGTATAGATAAGTTCCTAAATTATGCAATACAtacataatttatattatatttggaaatgtttttaagcATTTGGGTATTACGTTCTTGTAACTCTGACATAAGGCTTTGGAGAACAATGAACTTACCATATTGTTGTCATGTTGCTCTTGTCCAGGACTGTTCCTGGGATCTCTCATCTGACCCACATGTGACATCGGTTTAGCTGGGTGTGGAGTCCTCAGACGTGAGAGCAGATCTCGCGCGGGCACTGATAGGAGACACACGGCGCTGCTGTTTAGCTTTAACCCCAGTGTCTGATAATAACTCACTAACTTAGTGACCTTACAACCTATCATCTTGTCCTAAAACAGGTCCCATTTAATGATACAGATACtggttttattttgaaaaaacaaaaatacaacacCTAAAACTGCTGCTGGCGGGGATGAGCCTGGTTGTGCCACTAATGGGCATGGGCTTAAAACTAGATTAATCCTATTATAATGTGTATATAACAAAATACTCACCCAGAAACCGCTGGTTTTGCAGCAGAGATCCTGAGCCGTTCCAGTAACGGTCCACTAAGTCCATGAGCTGCTGCAGGACACCGGCGATGGAGGGAACCTCGTCCGTCAGGGAGTCTCTCTTCTTCAGGTCAGTCTCACTCAGCAAGTCGTCATTCTGTAGGTTAGATTGTATTATATAGTGCACATCAGCAGATGATCTGACCTATTCATATCTACCAAATTAATCCAGGTCAACTGCGGCTCAGGTGTGGTCcttatctgcccccccccccccccccccaaaaactgAGGCATGATCAAATCAAGAGCAGCATGGACATAATGTATTTTGTATAATGCTTATTACTACATAAGAGAGTATATCTGCCATATGCAGGTTGTCTCTGGAAGATGAAGGTGGACGAGAGCCAGTAGTGATGTGGCCTGACTGGCTCTAATAGAATGACAATTAGGACAACGTTGTCACCACCAGCTTCTGATTGGCCCAAGTAGTAGGAGATAAAGATGGAGGCGTCTGCTGGACTCGCTTGTAGCTTATTATTGAGTGTTCCTTGTACTGCTGGCCATATAATGGTGCAAGAGCGTTGACATTATATTgcatattactactactactggtgGCATTACCTGGGCACTACCGTTACTGGTGGTGTTAGGAGCGTTCCTGTTGGCATATCACCAGCACTGCTACTGGTGGGTGACATTATTGGGCATCACTGCTGGCGGACTTTAGGATGGAGTCGGAAGCTACATAAGAGGTTCCACGAATCTAGTAGGGTGCCCACTACTGATCTACTTTGTACCATTCTGTGAGTTGGGACCCAGAATATATTTTTTGAGATCCTCTGATTATCAGCTGTTGTACAAACTATGTTCTACTGACAGCTTCCTCTGTTGGGGGCCACTAAGGGTTGCAACCTATGGCTCGCCACCTATGaaggaactacaggtcccagtataCTGGCTCAAACAGATGGTCCTTGCTGTATACTCACATGACAGTCTAGATAGGTACTACTGGATTTCAGGTTCAGGAGGGAGTTCAGGCTGCTGGTTCTCTTCATCCCAGGTTCTGGTGTGGATCCGATGTCGGACCTTAAACCGGATCCGGTGTCCTGGCTCCAGCCGCTCTTGTAGTCTCTGCTAAACGCTGATGTTTTTGCTGCGGGCAGGTGAGTATTTGTTAGGCTGGGTTTAGACGGCAACGTGTAGGTCTTGGAGACGTCGCTGAAGCCTTTTCTTAGGGCAGCCAGAGACGTGGGGGGATCATTCAGATGGGTGGAGATGTAAAGATCTAGAAATAGACCAGACGAATAGATAAGGAAGTCCGTACAGTACACAACGGCCTGATATCATCCGATAAAACCTATATCGTCATTTAAAAAGACTGTCCTGTGTACCTTGGCCATTGTGCTTACACTTGGTTAGGAAATCGTACTTCTAGTCTATGGCTTATTAGTAAGGGAAGTTTCCTTTCTAGTTTACACAAAGAAGAGGAGTTTACACATGGTCATCCTAGGAACCTAGAGGAAAGGAGGTTCTGTTACCATTGCAGGCagtaaaaatgttatttgtagTTTGGGCAGATATTCCGTACTCCCTGCTCGTTTTGCTCCCATGGGAGGGCCCCCAACTACCTGGATCTGCACTTGGCACTGTACATCTGCTGGTAACCAGTAGGTGGCGGTATAATACAGATAGTGAGCATGCAGCAATCCCCTTAGGTGAATAGAACAGGAAACCTCACCAGACAGACTGCTGGGCAAGCGGCTTGTTCCACAGGTAGCGTATGTAGAAAATACAGTGTTTATAACTCATTTGTCAGAGTTTAGAAAACAAAAGTTTTCATGCAGAACTCTTCAAGGTGCAAATCTTCACCAAAGCTATAACAATCAAtgggactttttattttattgtacaacCTGCAATAGccgatatctgattggttgctatggttttagtgAAGATTTCCACCTTTGAGCAATAAATAACCTTCAGCGCACAGTAATTTCAGACTTACTGACTTAGAAAACATTGTTTTCTGaaatattgtatataaaacaCAACAGGCAGACCCAGGCGGTGGCTCGTTGCTCGGTTCTATGTCCGTGTGTGACCACTGACACTCTGATAACCGTGTGATTACCTGAGCTGAGCCGTAGCAGTCTCTCTCTGCTGGACTCCTCGCCACTACTAGATGGCATATGGCGCTCTCTCAAGTCTGAGCTCTGCCTGTCGTCATCGAGCGCCCTGGCATCGGCCTTCATCCTCTCACTGCCAGGATCATCTTTCTTTACGGGGGTGGACGTCAGATAGGTGTTTTTGTAGCTGAATGCTGTCCCGGGTTTATCTGGATTGTTAGAAGTGGGTTTTCTCGTGGAGGTGAGATCGTCACTTTCTAAACGTTTAGCTAAATCTTCTCTCTTCGGGGTGAACTCTGAGAGCGCGGGGTCTGAGAAGGTGACTCGTTGGCCTTCTTTGGCACGTGAGGCGGGACCGGGGGAGCGCAGCGATGAACGTGTTGGTGACGGCAAGGGACGATACTCTGTGAACGCCAAAACAAGGTGCATAAAATATTTCCGGACGAAAAATCTGTTTTCCACTAAATGAAACGATGTCCGccaaacttaacttttattttggGTAAAGTTCAATAAGTTATCATAGAACGCACAGGTCTACTGCTATAGGGTGATCTGGAGAAGGTTCCAATCACCCAGCGCTGCTCTCCTCTCTGCTACTAAGATGGGCTTGTTTAAGTTCACGGGTGAGGACCACTGACAGCCCTGCTCCCTGCTTCAGAAACTGGCCACACCCCGGCTGATCTGTTGCTCGGCCCGAGCTAGAGCAGGcaaatctgtggctctccagatgctgtgaaactacaagtcccagcatacttctCCAGCTAAtgactggctatctactggcaaagcatgctggggcttgtagtttcacaacactgggAGAGCCGCAGGTCGGCCAGGCCTTAGCTACAGGACCCAAGTCCAGTCAGtccacacatcatcatcaccatttatttatatagcgccactaattccgcagcgctgtacagagagctcattcacatcagtccctgactcattggagattacagtctaaattccctaacacacacatacacagggtcaatttagtagcagccaattaacctaccagtatgttaatggattgtgggaggaaacccacgcaaacacaggaagaacatacaaaccccacacagataaggccatggtcgggaatagaactcatgattccagtgctgtgaggcagaagtgctaaccactaaacacCGATGCTGCATCACATGCCAGGGAGAACAGGTGAGAGCAGAGCATCACTGGAACCTTCTATGAAGGTGTTAGAGGAGATGTTGCACCCTGGGCAAGTTGAATTTTGTGTTCCATGATAACTTCTGTAACCCTTACCTACAACTAAACATAAAGTTCCCATTTAACAACTTCATGGCCAGTCCATATGGCACTTTTTTTGGGATGCACCCATTTAAACagggattactttttttttttttttttttttttaatagactaCCCAAATTAGTTTGTTCTATATGTATCAGTTTTTCTGGGCACACATAACTTTTTATCACTCTAAGCATTATCTAGAGCAGtttccctaacagtgcaggtttccaggtgagcagtgatataattataccacctgtgggtctgttacattgtatcagtcagtaacgactacacctgtgctccagcatagagatctggaaaacatgcactgttaggttctctgaggactgagtttgggaaactcTGGCTTAGAGGACAGcaggtaaatatataaaataattgtttcTAATGATTGTTGTCCTGACTAATTTACTGTAATCTATTAACCTTAAGATTTAATTATCTTGTGCTCCTGATTTAAGGGGACAGGAAATATGTATAGTTTTCCCCAAGTCGGGTGTATTTGTAGGGACCAAGCACAAATGTCCCTATTTTAGTTTTACCCACATACTAAGAGGAATAGCCACTTATTTCCTCGCCACACTGAACTTTATTTAAAATCCTTTAAGAGCACCGGACACCTgcacagagtggaggcagccatagtACAGGCTGAACCAATAATCAGAATACTAATAATAGAAATACAGCCGACCCATTGAGtaggaaccagtgatgtcacGGAGGCACAAGCTGGTAACGTGCTGGAGAGTAAACTACTAATAAATACAATAGGCTGACTGtctatgttttatatattccttataatacacagctGTCTGTAATGTATAATGAGGTGATGACATCACTACGCAGTTTATACATCTATTACAGGAGACCTCCGCTAACACCCTATCCAATCTCACAGCAGAAGGATGTAATAAtaacaaatagtaataataatgaaagtTCTTGTTATACCAATACCGTCTTCAAAGTCGCTTTGTGTCTGTATGTACGGCTGGTGCTCTTCAGCCTGTGGATGTAAAAAGAATTTCATGTATCCAACGCTCTACAATGTTATAACTATTACATGGGGCTGCCCTGTACAACGCCTCCTACTGTATTCTCTGCATAAAGGTGCATTGAGATGTATCCATTGTCACCCTCCCTATAACACCTCACTAGTTATTACACCCACAGTAATTCAAGGAGCTGTTATAAAAAGGCAGCTTTGTATATTGATTAGTAACACACCCTGAAGATGGATAAACTCCAGTGCCCGGAGGATCTTtgagaataaaatattttgtgacTTGCTACCCTCCCCCTAACCTAAAACGTTAAAGGGCACCGGACCCCTGTAACCTTCATACAGTGGCCCGAACCAACATTCAGGTGAATGCAGCTTATAATTAGGAACAAGAGACGTCCCTGGTTTGTAATAACGCCACATGTTGTAAtcaagaatattggttcagttcTCCATACGACAGCTACTTCTCTGACTTTGATACATTACCCAATGTGATTGGGGGGTAGATGGATTTTAATAAATTCACCTCCATattctacagaaaaaaacattacCTCCTCTGTCTGCTTTATCCAGTTTTTCAGAATCCGCTATTCTAATTTATCCGAGTTATTACAGGGTAAATAGTAATATCTGTTACTATCCTCAGATATATGATGTGCAGTACACAGTACCACCACAAGAGGGCAGCCTACACTCATCACCACTTATAGTTCTCGGTAGGATTGGCAATAAAGCAATTTGTGTGCGTCTGTATACACCCACCTGATATTTAGTAGGAGACTCGTGTTTCCACTCATTCATCTTGCGGAGTTCTGAAATATATAAATTCCTATTAGTGGAG is part of the Mixophyes fleayi isolate aMixFle1 chromosome 10, aMixFle1.hap1, whole genome shotgun sequence genome and harbors:
- the LOC142104537 gene encoding leucine-rich repeat-containing protein 36-like isoform X1 codes for the protein MLLSLDPVNGMAVRRVRLTESWVCGRAGLQPGMAETVESLNLQGTYKEKIVRLGDAFKNFKSLRSLDLSRNIMISLQGIEYLQALRFLNLYYNDISSLEEIQHLRYLSHLKSLDLRLNPVTKLIAEYRPFVIHTLGALEALDDRPVMDCERKGAKYNFRLKEYKTQDMPDKEIGSPVLGEKTSSKSHLDYDTSNTIELRKMNEWKHESPTKYQAEEHQPYIQTQSDFEDGIEYRPLPSPTRSSLRSPGPASRAKEGQRVTFSDPALSEFTPKREDLAKRLESDDLTSTRKPTSNNPDKPGTAFSYKNTYLTSTPVKKDDPGSERMKADARALDDDRQSSDLRERHMPSSSGEESSRERLLRLSSDLYISTHLNDPPTSLAALRKGFSDVSKTYTLPSKPSLTNTHLPAAKTSAFSRDYKSGWSQDTGSGLRSDIGSTPEPGMKRTSSLNSLLNLKSSSTYLDCHNDDLLSETDLKKRDSLTDEVPSIAGVLQQLMDLVDRYWNGSGSLLQNQRFLVPARDLLSRLRTPHPAKPMSHVGQMRDPRNSPGQEQHDNNMESLKLKMVKIMEENHFLRVKISKLETQATRKEGSGRLTSSPDDLWEKYEALRLEVSSLQQQLTQTSNLQETVHLLHNSHRSLVSTNEYLLGQLKSSSPTAPYMEPRAASPTRLSTNKYLYPESVVRPPQIPSYSPDQAWTPERISLCPL
- the LOC142104537 gene encoding leucine-rich repeat-containing protein 36-like isoform X3, with protein sequence MLLSLDPVNGMAVRRVRLTESWVCGRAGLQPGMAETVESLNLQGTYKEKIVRLGDAFKNFKSLRSLDLSRNIMISLQGIEYLQALRFLNLYYNDISSLEEIQHLRYLSHLKSLDLRLNPVTKLIAEYRPFVIHTLGALEALDDRPVMDCERKGAKYNFRLKEYKTQDMPDKEIGSPVLGEKTSSKSHLDYDTSNTIELRKMNEWKHESPTKYQAEEHQPYIQTQSDFEDDLYISTHLNDPPTSLAALRKGFSDVSKTYTLPSKPSLTNTHLPAAKTSAFSRDYKSGWSQDTGSGLRSDIGSTPEPGMKRTSSLNSLLNLKSSSTYLDCHNDDLLSETDLKKRDSLTDEVPSIAGVLQQLMDLVDRYWNGSGSLLQNQRFLVPARDLLSRLRTPHPAKPMSHVGQMRDPRNSPGQEQHDNNMESLKLKMVKIMEENHFLRVKISKLETQATRKEGSGRLTSSPDDLWEKYEALRLEVSSLQQQLTQTSNLQETVHLLHNSHRSLVSTNEYLLGQLKSSSPTAPYMEPRAASPTRLSTNKYLYPESVVRPPQIPSYSPDQAWTPERISLCPL
- the LOC142104537 gene encoding leucine-rich repeat-containing protein 36-like isoform X2: MLLSLDPVNGMAVRRVRLTESWVCGRAGLQPGMAETVESLNLQGTYKEKIVRLGDAFKNFKSLRSLDLSRNIMISLQGIEYLQALRFLNLYYNDISSLEEIQHLRYLSHLKSLDLRLNPVTKLIAEYRPFVIHTLGALEALDDRPVMDCERKGAKYNFRLKEYKTQDMPDKEIGSPVLGEKTSSKSHLDYDTSNTIELRKMNEWKHESPTKYQAEEHQPYIQTQSDFEDEYRPLPSPTRSSLRSPGPASRAKEGQRVTFSDPALSEFTPKREDLAKRLESDDLTSTRKPTSNNPDKPGTAFSYKNTYLTSTPVKKDDPGSERMKADARALDDDRQSSDLRERHMPSSSGEESSRERLLRLSSDLYISTHLNDPPTSLAALRKGFSDVSKTYTLPSKPSLTNTHLPAAKTSAFSRDYKSGWSQDTGSGLRSDIGSTPEPGMKRTSSLNSLLNLKSSSTYLDCHNDDLLSETDLKKRDSLTDEVPSIAGVLQQLMDLVDRYWNGSGSLLQNQRFLVPARDLLSRLRTPHPAKPMSHVGQMRDPRNSPGQEQHDNNMESLKLKMVKIMEENHFLRVKISKLETQATRKEGSGRLTSSPDDLWEKYEALRLEVSSLQQQLTQTSNLQETVHLLHNSHRSLVSTNEYLLGQLKSSSPTAPYMEPRAASPTRLSTNKYLYPESVVRPPQIPSYSPDQAWTPERISLCPL